The Camelina sativa cultivar DH55 chromosome 14, Cs, whole genome shotgun sequence genome includes a window with the following:
- the LOC104742039 gene encoding pre-mRNA-splicing factor CWC21-like isoform X1, whose translation MSNRSSSRSRSISRGRASSRRMPSSTSNLRISIRSSSRRRSSGSSSRSRSSRIRISNRSLSRSHSSSIRISHRSSSRRRPSRSPSRSRSNSASSIRISHRSSSRRRSSRSSSRRRSSRSPSRSRSNSASSRTRSSSPSRGMYHAQVLERQAFYQEKQYGQYQPVYQAEEGQALTKKSTSATIEGSLKISEDGINISNYILIILIFQPNETKSDLEQRRK comes from the exons ATGTCAAACCGTTCATCAAGTAGAAGCCGTTCAATAAGTAGAGGTCGTGCATCGAGCAGAAGAATGCCAAGTAGTACATCAAACCTAAGGATATCAATCCGTTCATCAAGCAGAAGAAGGTCAAGTGGTTCATCTAGCAGAAGTCGTTCATCACGCATAAGAATCTCAAACCGTTCATTAAGCAGAAGTCATTCATCAAGCATAAGAATCTCACACCGTTCATCAAGCAGAAGAAGGCCAAGTCGTTCACCAAGTAGAAGTAGGTCAAACAGTGCATCAAGCATAAGAATCTCACACCGTTCATCAAGCCGAAGGAGGTCAAGCCGTTCATCAAGCAGGAGAAGGTCAAGCCGCTCACCAAGTAGAAGCAGGTCAAACAGTGCATCAAGCAGGACAAGATCAAGTTCACCAAGCAGAGGAATGTATCACGCACAAGTACTAGAACGTCAAGCAttttatcaagaaaaacaaTACGGTCAATACCAGCCCGTATATCAAGCGGAAGAAGGTCAAGCCTTGACGAAGAAG TCAACTTCAGCTACTATAGAAGGGTCGTTGAAGATATCGGAGGACGGGATAAATATAAGCAACTATATTCTGATAATCTTGATt TTTCaaccaaatgaaacaaaatcagatctagaacaaagaagaaaatga
- the LOC104742039 gene encoding pre-mRNA-splicing factor CWC21-like isoform X2 codes for MSNRSSSRSRSISRGRASSRRMPSSTSNLRISIRSSSRRRSSGSSSRSRSSRIRISNRSLSRSHSSSIRISHRSSSRRRPSRSPSRSRSNSASSIRISHRSSSRRRSSRSSSRRRSSRSPSRSRSNSASSRTRSSSPSRGMYHAQVLERQAFYQEKQYGQYQPVYQAEEGQALTKKSTSATIEGSLKISEDGINISNYILIILILMLAAIMAYIIY; via the exons ATGTCAAACCGTTCATCAAGTAGAAGCCGTTCAATAAGTAGAGGTCGTGCATCGAGCAGAAGAATGCCAAGTAGTACATCAAACCTAAGGATATCAATCCGTTCATCAAGCAGAAGAAGGTCAAGTGGTTCATCTAGCAGAAGTCGTTCATCACGCATAAGAATCTCAAACCGTTCATTAAGCAGAAGTCATTCATCAAGCATAAGAATCTCACACCGTTCATCAAGCAGAAGAAGGCCAAGTCGTTCACCAAGTAGAAGTAGGTCAAACAGTGCATCAAGCATAAGAATCTCACACCGTTCATCAAGCCGAAGGAGGTCAAGCCGTTCATCAAGCAGGAGAAGGTCAAGCCGCTCACCAAGTAGAAGCAGGTCAAACAGTGCATCAAGCAGGACAAGATCAAGTTCACCAAGCAGAGGAATGTATCACGCACAAGTACTAGAACGTCAAGCAttttatcaagaaaaacaaTACGGTCAATACCAGCCCGTATATCAAGCGGAAGAAGGTCAAGCCTTGACGAAGAAG TCAACTTCAGCTACTATAGAAGGGTCGTTGAAGATATCGGAGGACGGGATAAATATAAGCAACTATATTCTGATAATCTTGATt TTAATGTTGGCAGCCATCATGGCTTATATAATTTACTAG
- the LOC104742040 gene encoding uncharacterized protein LOC104742040, with translation MSQQNLHLELSSIMSSSDILIISKQMASMSMTDHVRVLRHNKRLPQSRYSPYTLRTKEKQKEEAVRLGVELSLFVAEAMFLLSDDILFHVIQYVFETYIKPKNGVHQDGGKSIQWEQFKTSSYYFSIGIRVLTRIVSVLEAGAFVKPSGLKHYNQELTKLEENFRSIKDVSEANGFAREAIESNIFHIWKSLFETTQDMISPNKAIVIELFRPLLNEESRDACSRLLTSLHI, from the exons ATGAG CCAACAAAATTTACATCTGGAGCTTTCCTCGATCATGAGTTCATCTGACATCTTGATCATCTCGAAACAAATGGCTTCAATGTCGATGACTGACCATGTTCGTGTTCTCCGTCATAACAAGAGATTACCACAGTCTAGATATTCCCCATACACTTTAAG GACTAAGGAGAAGCAGAAAGAGGAGGCTGTACGACTCGGAGTtgagctctctctctttgtggCTGAAGCAATGTTTTTATTATCTGATGACATAC TGTTTCATGTTATACAATATGTTTTTGAAACATACATCAAACCAAAGAATGGAGTCCATCAAGATGGTGGCAAATCAATTCAATGGGAACAGTTCAAAACGTCTTCCTACTATTTTTCTATTGGAATCAGAGTTTTGACTCGCATTGTTTCGGTTCTTGAAGCTGGTGCCTTCGTGAAACCGTCTGGTTTAAAACACTACAACCAAGAGCTTACAAAGCTAGAGGAAAATTTTAGGTCCATCAAGGATGTATCAGAGGCGAATGGATTTGCGAGAGAAGCTATAGAGTCTAACATTTTTCACATTTGGAAGTCTCTCTTTGAAACGACACAGGATATGATAAGCCCTAATAAGGCTATAGTTATTGAGCTGTTTAGGCCTCTTTTGAACGAAGAAAGTCGTGATGCTTGCTCTCGTCTTCTTACTTCTTTACACATATGA